In Proteiniborus sp. DW1, a single window of DNA contains:
- a CDS encoding chemotaxis protein CheC: MTNNMLSQDEIDMLLRGNYDKVEDEIINETEKDALGEIGNISMGTAATTLFTLLGQKVTITTPKVDITTMRELSEQYPIPF, translated from the coding sequence ATGACTAATAATATGCTAAGTCAAGATGAAATTGATATGCTATTAAGAGGGAACTATGATAAAGTAGAAGATGAAATAATTAACGAAACTGAGAAGGATGCATTAGGGGAAATTGGGAATATAAGTATGGGTACTGCAGCTACTACTTTGTTTACCTTATTAGGACAAAAAGTCACTATCACTACACCTAAGGTTGATATAACTACAATGAGGGAGCTTTCAGAACAGTATCCAATACCTTTTTAG